Proteins encoded together in one Oreochromis aureus strain Israel breed Guangdong linkage group 23, ZZ_aureus, whole genome shotgun sequence window:
- the fastkd2 gene encoding FAST kinase domain-containing protein 2, mitochondrial isoform X2, protein MWATTKKMTDEQRRYELQLMFEHPAFDQLLQRAMKTVVHIRNEDVTYSLLSMVNLGVPQRSRVVQTFLRTCQEKLNDFDEKSLSILASSLEQMEDGANVRALKEGMRLVVEARLPGIKNVMALQTMMRLLGKDAPKDLKWKLEKKALSMTDHFSLPNAQYMISTMATMGFFSKPLLDVCSKKITENIHGIPFNRLFKLLQSCRELLYRDVHLLTSISDYVASSLDIWTNKQLLLFLSVFENLVFCPAALMDAYADKVIANPDVLTLKDLLCVLKVYSSLSYDLQDRRQQFLDSLSHVLSSYLPKIAAFELLKAIYCLCLLGHFPYAPLEQLLQSSVLEKLAGLKFPKSQERMFQMVDVCLRVDRPPLPQPLTVPASVLGDTTPSTPSVNPRLLLDLQSLLEDQAHTMLQEGVMVENFYFIDAAVTKPTPNQTSVCEASIGGGEGCSPAESSERIAVIYAPQTRFCYGTSNPRGPLAVKIRHLKILGYNSVLVTEQDLQSVSKETRIDFLRERIFPQHHRPETQPDEKEHLRS, encoded by the exons TGACCAGCTGCTGCAGAGGGCCATGAAGACTGTGGTGCACATTCGCAATGAGGACGTGACTTACTCTCTCCTGAGTATGGTCAACCTGGGTGTTCCCCAACGTAGCCGAGTGGTCCAGACTTTTCTCCGAACCTGCCAG GAGAAACTGAATGACTTTGATGAGAAGAGTCTGTCCATCTTGGCATCCAGCCTGGAGCAAATGGAGGACGGAGCCAATGTTCGTGCACTCAAGGAGGGCATGAG GCTGGTGGTGGAGGCCCGTCTTCCAGGCATAAAGAATGTAATGGCTCTCCAGACCATGATGCGTCTGCTGGGAAAAGATGCCCCAAAGGACCTCAAATGGAAACTAGAG AAAAAGGCCTTATCTATGACAGACCACTTCAGCCTGCCCAACGCCCAATACATGATTTCCACAATGGCCACAATGGGCTTCTTCTCTAAGCCACTGCTGGATGTCTGCAGTAAAAAAATCACAG AGAACATCCATGGTATCCCCTTCAACAGATTATTTAAATTGCTGCAGTCCTGTAGGGAGCTCCTCTACAGAGACGTTCATCTGCTCACCAGCATTTCGGACTATGTCGCTTCCTCACTGGACATTTGGACCAACAAACAG ttgcttctctttctgtctgtgttcgAGAACCTCGTCTTCTGCCCCGCGGCCCTGATGGATGCTTATGCTGACAAAGTGATCGCCAACCCTGACGTCCTAACACTTAAAGACCTGCTCTGTGTCCTCAAGGTGTACTCCTCTCTGAGCTACGATCTGCAGGACAGAAGACAACA GTTTCTCGATAGTCTGAGCCACGTCCTGAGCTCCTATTTGCCTAAAATAGCTGCGTTTGAGTTGTTGAAGGCCATTTACTGCCTCTGTCTGTTGGGCCACTTCCCTTACGCACCACTGGAGCAGCTTCTGCAGAGCagtgtgctggaaaagcttgcaG GTTTGAAGTTTCCGAAGAGCCAGGAGAGAATGTTTCAGATGGTGGACGTGTGCCTGCGTGTTGAccgtcctcctcttcctcagcccCTAACTGTCCCTGCATCAGTCCTGGGAGACACCACCCCCAGCACTCCATCGGTCAACCCTAGGCTCTTGCTGGACTTGCAGAGTCTGCTGGAGGATCAGGCGCATACGATGCTACAGGAGGGCGTGATGGTGGAGAATTTCTACTTCATAG ACGCTGCTGTAACCAAACCTACGCCAAACCAAACCTCTGTGTGTGAAGCAAGCATCGGTGGAGGGGAAGGGTGTTCTCCAGCAGAGAGCAGTGAGCG AATTGCAGTAATTTATGCACCGCAAACTCGTTTTTGTTACGGCACGTCCAATCCCCGTGGTCCGCTGGCTGTGAAGATTCGCCATCTGAAGATCCTGGGATATAACTCTGTCCTG GTAACGGAGCAGGACCTGCAGTCTGTATCCAAGGAAACAAGGATAGATTTCCTCAGGGAACGGATTTTTCCACAACACCACAGACCCGAAACGCAGCCTGATGAAAAGGAGCACCTGCGATCTTAG